One window of Triplophysa rosa linkage group LG8, Trosa_1v2, whole genome shotgun sequence genomic DNA carries:
- the lratd2b gene encoding protein LRATD2: MGNQVEKLTHLTYDELPTTDPNGFEPEDDTPRIGVSYIFSADDDEQENIDETERDPTEDDTNYDCLNELQCAVYYRDECVYEKNSLFVDTGSFSVENLLNKCKPGDLVEFVALGQYPHWAVCVDHRSQVVHLYRNEIKRDFLYDASQGKRGRIVNDLYKFRALCPDVVVRNAMEQVGMKDRDICWKNSECFAAWCRFGKREFKIGGEIRIGKQPYKTKLQLSEKKSHVLEFQSLEDLIMEKRRNDQMGRDAFIQELENHLNCTDDTKNDYNSN; the protein is encoded by the coding sequence ATGGGGAATCAAGTGGAAAAACTTACACATTTGACTTACGACGAATTACCCACGACTGACCCTAATGGATTCGAGCCGGAGGATGACACGCCAAGGATCGGAGTGTCTTATATTTTCTCGGCTGACGACGACGAGCAGGAGAACATTGACGAGACGGAACGGGATCCGACTGAAGATGACACAAACTACGACTGCCTCAACGAGTTACAATGTGCGGTATATTATCGAGACGAGTGTGTTTATGAGAAAAACAGCCTGTTCGTCGACACGGGAAGCTTTTCGGTGGAGAACTTGCTGAATAAGTGCAAACCCGGTGACCTGGTGGAGTTTGTGGCTCTCGGGCAGTACCCACACTGGGCAGTATGTGTTGATCATCGTTCACAGGTGGTTCATTTGTATAGAAATGAAATCAAACGCGACTTTCTTTACGACGCAAGTCAAGGTAAACGAGGCAGAATTGTAAACGACCTTTATAAGTTTCGGGCGCTGTGCCCTGATGTTGTTGTGCGTAATGCCATGGAGCAAGTCGGGATGAAAGACCGGGACATTTGCTGGAAGAACTCGGAATGCTTCGCTGCTTGGTGCAGGTTTGGCAAACGTGAATTTAAAATTGGAGGTGAAATACGAATTGGGAAGCAGCCATACAAGACGAAACTACAGCTGTCGGAGAAAAAGAGTCACGTTTTGGAGTTTCAAAGTTTGGAGGATTTGATCATGGAAAAGAGGAGAAATGACCAAATGGGGAGAGATGCTTTCATCCAGGAGCTGGAGAATCATTTAAATTGCACTGACGACACAAAAAATGACTACAATAGTAACTAA